In one Janibacter cremeus genomic region, the following are encoded:
- the rfbB gene encoding dTDP-glucose 4,6-dehydratase, with the protein MRVLVTGGAGFIGSNFVHRTLATRDVEVTVLDALTYAGSLSSLDGVRDDVRFVEGDVADAALVDSLVANSDLVVHFAAESHNDNSLASPGAFVQTNVVGTYELLEAVRRHGVRYHHISTDEVYGDLALDSPERFTEATPYNPSSPYSSTKGASDLLVRAWVRSFGIEATISNCSNNYGPRQHVEKFIPRQVTEVLDGRRPRLYGDGLNVRDWIHVDDHNDAVWAIVDRGEVGETYLIGADGEVDNVTVVRSVLSLMGRSPEDFEHVPDRAGHDRRYAIDWSRLREELGWQPRYRDFESGLAATIQWYEANEQWWRPMKSATEAKYARTGQ; encoded by the coding sequence ATGCGGGTGCTCGTCACCGGGGGAGCCGGGTTCATCGGGAGCAACTTCGTGCACCGGACGCTGGCGACCCGGGACGTCGAGGTGACGGTGCTCGACGCGCTGACCTACGCGGGGTCGCTGTCGTCGCTGGACGGGGTGCGGGATGACGTGCGGTTCGTCGAGGGGGACGTCGCGGACGCGGCGCTCGTGGACTCGCTCGTGGCGAACTCGGACCTGGTGGTGCACTTCGCGGCGGAGTCGCACAACGACAACTCGCTCGCCTCGCCCGGGGCCTTCGTGCAGACCAACGTCGTCGGGACATACGAGCTGCTCGAGGCGGTGCGCCGGCACGGGGTGCGCTACCACCACATCTCCACCGACGAGGTCTACGGCGACCTCGCGCTGGACTCGCCGGAGCGGTTCACCGAGGCCACGCCGTACAACCCCTCCAGCCCGTACTCCTCGACGAAGGGGGCCTCGGACCTGCTGGTGAGGGCATGGGTGCGTTCCTTCGGCATCGAGGCGACGATCTCCAACTGCTCCAACAACTACGGGCCGCGCCAGCACGTGGAGAAGTTCATCCCCCGCCAGGTCACCGAGGTGCTCGACGGACGCCGTCCGCGCCTGTACGGCGACGGGCTCAACGTGCGCGACTGGATCCACGTCGACGACCACAACGACGCGGTGTGGGCGATCGTCGACCGGGGTGAGGTGGGGGAGACCTACCTCATCGGGGCCGACGGCGAGGTCGACAACGTGACCGTCGTGCGCTCGGTGCTGTCGCTGATGGGCCGCTCACCGGAGGACTTCGAGCACGTGCCCGACCGTGCCGGCCACGACCGGCGGTACGCGATCGACTGGTCCCGGCTGCGGGAGGAGCTGGGGTGGCAGCCGCGGTACCGGGACTTCGAGTCCGGGCTCGCCGCGACGATCCAGTGGTACGAGGCCAACGAGCAGTGGTGGCGCCCGATGAAGTCGGCCACCGAGGCGAAGTACGCCCGCACGGGGCAGTAG
- a CDS encoding SGNH/GDSL hydrolase family protein has product MARSPDRRSSALALVVALVLLVLVVGLWAFVFLDHRQASSAQASTTGSGAGSSSSGESSSSPSPESSSSDGDEGAAEGEWSMDDAREAFAADGSRVLVLGDETGDGWDEWAFLLAESQGMPGAMWMTQTENGYSGVTEDTRLWSGGMTEATADYPVEHWDPMWPSADPDLVLLSYGHHYSSEDEATQSMEELRAAIAEEAPKTPIVVVLQNPQADDANASVREAIAGWAEESGLPTIDVAAAFAESDQPPDNLRLDEMHPSTAGSQLWAETVEEALAG; this is encoded by the coding sequence ATGGCTCGCTCTCCGGATCGCCGCTCGTCCGCCCTGGCGCTCGTCGTGGCCCTCGTGCTCCTGGTGCTCGTCGTGGGCCTGTGGGCCTTCGTCTTCCTCGACCATCGGCAGGCATCCTCTGCCCAGGCGTCCACGACCGGCAGCGGCGCGGGTTCCTCGTCCTCCGGCGAGTCGAGCAGCTCCCCGAGCCCGGAGTCGAGCAGCTCCGATGGCGACGAGGGCGCGGCCGAGGGGGAGTGGAGCATGGACGACGCGCGCGAGGCCTTCGCCGCCGACGGGTCGCGAGTGCTCGTGCTCGGCGACGAGACCGGTGACGGCTGGGACGAGTGGGCCTTCCTGCTGGCGGAGTCGCAGGGCATGCCCGGGGCGATGTGGATGACCCAGACGGAGAACGGCTACAGCGGGGTCACCGAGGACACGCGGCTGTGGTCCGGCGGGATGACCGAGGCCACCGCCGACTACCCGGTGGAGCACTGGGACCCGATGTGGCCCTCGGCCGACCCGGACCTGGTGCTGCTGAGCTACGGGCACCACTACTCCTCCGAGGACGAGGCGACGCAGTCCATGGAGGAGCTGCGCGCGGCCATCGCCGAGGAGGCCCCGAAGACCCCGATCGTCGTCGTCCTGCAGAACCCGCAGGCCGACGACGCCAACGCGTCGGTGCGCGAGGCGATCGCCGGGTGGGCGGAGGAGTCCGGGCTGCCGACGATCGACGTGGCGGCCGCCTTCGCCGAGTCCGACCAGCCGCCGGACAATCTGCGGCTGGACGAGATGCACCCCTCGACCGCCGGCTCGCAGCTGTGGGCGGAGACGGTGGAGGAGGCGCTCGCCGGCTGA
- a CDS encoding NRAMP family divalent metal transporter gives MTITDESHVTPRSTWRSRWLALGPGLLAASAAIGASHLISSTQAGALFGWQLVGLILLANLLKYPFFRFGPQYTAETGHSLVEGYARRGRVYLWVFFVLAALSSVVSTAGVALLCTVILSYLVPASWGLGVPVLAGALMVITWLLLVGGHYKALDGVTKVILSVLALSTVVAVVMAASQGAVRQPDFVEPSPWNLATLPFLVALVGWMPAPIEISALNSLWVKAKAEDRTVLTRDVLFDFNMGYVVSTILAVFFVGLGVFVQYGSGKELELAGGAYIPQLMSMYGDAIGAWATPIMAVIAFAVMFGTVISVVDGYGRACAESLRLLSGRSEMTRRHKDLWITGIAGVGLAIVVWMSAELGTMLRFAMISAFLTAPVFAWLNFSIIRSERRLSVGIRVLAYAGLAFLVGFGGLFLVSELGLL, from the coding sequence ATGACGATCACCGATGAGAGCCATGTCACACCACGATCGACCTGGCGCAGCCGGTGGTTGGCCCTCGGCCCCGGCCTGCTCGCCGCGTCGGCCGCGATCGGCGCCTCCCACCTGATCTCCTCCACCCAGGCGGGCGCGCTCTTCGGCTGGCAGCTCGTCGGGCTGATCCTGCTGGCCAACCTGCTGAAGTACCCCTTCTTCCGGTTCGGGCCCCAGTACACCGCCGAGACCGGCCACAGCCTCGTCGAGGGCTACGCGCGCCGTGGCCGGGTCTACCTGTGGGTCTTCTTCGTCCTCGCCGCGCTGTCGTCGGTCGTCTCGACCGCGGGCGTCGCGCTGCTGTGCACGGTGATCCTGTCCTACCTCGTGCCGGCGTCGTGGGGCCTCGGCGTCCCGGTCCTGGCCGGCGCCCTGATGGTCATCACCTGGCTGCTGCTCGTCGGCGGTCACTACAAGGCGCTCGACGGGGTCACCAAGGTCATCCTCAGCGTGCTGGCGCTCTCCACGGTCGTGGCCGTGGTGATGGCCGCCAGCCAGGGCGCGGTGCGCCAGCCGGACTTCGTCGAGCCCTCGCCGTGGAACCTCGCGACCCTCCCCTTCCTCGTCGCGCTCGTCGGGTGGATGCCCGCGCCGATCGAGATCAGCGCGCTCAACTCGCTGTGGGTCAAGGCCAAGGCCGAGGACCGCACGGTCCTCACCCGCGACGTCCTCTTCGACTTCAACATGGGCTACGTCGTCTCGACGATCCTGGCGGTGTTCTTCGTCGGGCTCGGCGTCTTCGTCCAGTACGGCAGCGGCAAGGAGCTCGAGCTGGCCGGCGGCGCCTACATCCCGCAGCTGATGTCGATGTACGGGGACGCCATCGGCGCATGGGCGACCCCGATCATGGCCGTCATCGCTTTCGCCGTCATGTTCGGCACCGTGATCTCCGTCGTCGACGGCTACGGTCGCGCCTGTGCGGAGTCCCTGCGGCTGCTGAGCGGCCGCTCGGAGATGACCCGCCGCCACAAGGACCTGTGGATCACCGGCATCGCCGGCGTCGGTCTGGCGATCGTCGTGTGGATGAGCGCCGAGCTCGGCACGATGCTGCGCTTCGCGATGATCAGCGCCTTCCTCACCGCCCCGGTCTTCGCCTGGCTGAACTTCTCGATCATCCGCAGCGAGCGCCGGCTCTCCGTCGGCATCCGCGTGCTCGCGTACGCCGGTCTGGCCTTCCTCGTCGGCTTCGGCGGGCTCTTCCTCGTCTCGGAGCTGGGCCTGCTCTGA
- a CDS encoding bifunctional dTDP-4-dehydrorhamnose 3,5-epimerase family protein/NAD(P)-dependent oxidoreductase, translated as MAMQLEHTEVPGLLVLRMPVHRDTRGWFQEAWQREKMTALGLPDFGPVQHNVSHNAVRGSTRGIHAEPWDKLVTVVHGAVFGAWVDLREGETFGATFTTEIAPGTAVFVPRGVGNSYQALTDGAVYSYLVNAHWRPDLTYTALALDDPTAAIDWPIPLSQAEISPKDQANPTLEGVTPFARRRPLILGGSGQIGSALRALLPDALAPTRAELDLTDRAAVAALALGEHDLVINAAAMTAVDAAESDEGRRLAWRLNAELPTQLARRAASERFTLVHYSTDYVFDGQTEVHDEDEALAPLSVYGQSKAAGDLAVTLAPRHYLLRTAWVVGDGANFVRTMARLADEGGTPAVVDDQHGRISLASEIAAATLHLVERSASFGTYNVTQAGEPLTWAGVAREVFALRGRSREGVTGISTQEYGAPAPRPRHSTLSLDRLRQTGFQPVDQVEALRRYVASGLAPGDAHAPATDSGV; from the coding sequence ATGGCGATGCAGCTCGAGCACACCGAGGTCCCCGGACTGCTCGTGCTGCGTATGCCGGTCCACCGGGACACGCGCGGCTGGTTCCAGGAGGCCTGGCAGCGGGAGAAGATGACCGCGCTCGGGCTGCCCGACTTCGGCCCGGTGCAGCACAACGTCTCCCACAACGCCGTCCGCGGGTCCACGCGCGGGATCCACGCCGAGCCGTGGGACAAGCTCGTCACCGTCGTGCACGGGGCGGTCTTCGGCGCGTGGGTCGACCTGCGCGAGGGGGAGACCTTCGGCGCGACCTTCACCACCGAGATCGCGCCGGGTACCGCGGTCTTCGTGCCCCGCGGCGTCGGTAACTCCTACCAGGCGCTCACCGACGGAGCCGTCTACTCCTACCTCGTCAACGCGCACTGGCGCCCCGACCTGACCTACACCGCGCTCGCCCTCGACGACCCCACCGCCGCCATCGACTGGCCGATCCCGCTGTCGCAGGCCGAGATCTCGCCCAAGGACCAGGCGAACCCGACCCTGGAGGGGGTCACCCCCTTCGCCCGGCGTCGGCCGTTGATCCTCGGGGGGAGCGGGCAGATCGGCTCGGCCCTGCGCGCGCTGCTGCCCGATGCGCTCGCGCCCACGCGCGCGGAGCTGGACCTGACCGACCGCGCGGCCGTGGCCGCCCTCGCCCTCGGCGAGCACGACCTGGTCATCAACGCCGCCGCGATGACCGCCGTCGACGCCGCCGAGAGCGACGAAGGGCGCCGCCTGGCCTGGCGGCTCAACGCCGAGCTGCCCACCCAGCTGGCCCGCCGCGCCGCGAGCGAGCGCTTCACCCTCGTGCACTACTCCACCGACTACGTCTTCGACGGGCAGACCGAGGTCCACGACGAGGACGAAGCCCTCGCCCCGCTGTCCGTCTACGGGCAGAGCAAGGCCGCCGGGGACCTCGCCGTCACGCTCGCCCCGCGCCACTACCTGCTGCGCACAGCGTGGGTGGTCGGGGACGGGGCCAACTTCGTGCGCACCATGGCCCGCCTCGCGGACGAAGGGGGTACCCCCGCCGTCGTCGACGACCAGCACGGGCGGATCTCCCTCGCCTCGGAGATCGCGGCGGCGACGCTGCACCTGGTGGAGCGCTCCGCTTCCTTCGGCACGTACAACGTCACCCAGGCCGGTGAGCCGTTGACCTGGGCGGGGGTCGCCCGGGAGGTCTTCGCGCTGCGCGGGCGCTCGCGGGAGGGCGTCACCGGGATCAGCACGCAGGAGTACGGCGCCCCGGCGCCGCGGCCGCGGCACAGCACCCTGTCGCTGGACCGGTTGCGCCAGACGGGTTTCCAGCCCGTCGACCAGGTCGAGGCGCTGCGCCGGTACGTGGCCTCGGGGCTCGCGCCCGGGGACGCCCACGCCCCGGCCACCGATTCAGGTGTCTGA
- a CDS encoding GDYXXLXY domain-containing protein: MKRIATVATIAVAQLVLVGVAVAPQLSARLIGDSHVLRVEPIDLIDPFRGAYVSLGYPDLQPPPDPASGEMPPGAWSLDDGESGDVYITLRRDGDVWVADEWLRERPSDTPYLACDDHSWNVRCGIDSWFLPQDEALAMEGDLADGAYAEVRVDRWGHAALVDVRESP, from the coding sequence ATGAAGCGCATCGCCACCGTCGCGACCATCGCGGTTGCCCAGCTGGTCCTCGTGGGGGTCGCCGTCGCTCCCCAGCTCTCGGCGCGGCTCATCGGCGACAGCCACGTCCTGCGGGTCGAACCCATCGACCTGATCGACCCCTTCCGCGGGGCCTACGTCAGCCTGGGCTACCCCGACCTGCAGCCGCCACCCGACCCGGCCTCCGGCGAGATGCCACCCGGCGCCTGGAGCCTCGACGACGGCGAGTCGGGAGACGTCTACATCACGCTGCGCCGCGACGGGGACGTCTGGGTCGCGGACGAGTGGCTCCGCGAGCGCCCTTCGGACACCCCGTACCTGGCCTGCGACGACCACTCGTGGAACGTCCGGTGCGGCATCGACAGCTGGTTCCTGCCCCAGGACGAGGCGCTGGCCATGGAGGGCGACCTCGCCGACGGGGCCTACGCCGAGGTCCGCGTCGACAGGTGGGGCCACGCCGCCCTCGTCGACGTGCGGGAGTCGCCCTGA
- a CDS encoding helix-turn-helix domain-containing protein, whose translation MDLDEIFGIDQEDATARLAALLVDEDERLIDRLIEMRRAAGLKQRDVAELLGITQSAIAKFESAERDPRLSTVRRYALAVGAAVRHDVQANEETTDSDVPVRGSRPVKTEAKKKSVNKMSGGRFAQPTRARRRPVG comes from the coding sequence ATGGACCTGGACGAGATCTTCGGAATTGACCAGGAGGACGCGACGGCCCGATTGGCTGCTCTCCTGGTCGACGAGGACGAGAGGCTGATCGACCGCCTCATCGAGATGCGTCGAGCCGCCGGCCTGAAGCAGAGGGACGTTGCCGAGCTCCTTGGCATCACCCAGAGCGCGATCGCCAAGTTTGAGTCCGCCGAGCGCGACCCGAGGCTGAGCACGGTCCGAAGGTATGCGTTGGCGGTTGGCGCGGCCGTGCGGCATGACGTGCAGGCGAACGAGGAGACGACTGATTCCGATGTGCCCGTGCGGGGTTCGCGCCCGGTGAAGACCGAGGCCAAGAAGAAGTCGGTCAACAAGATGTCCGGTGGGCGATTTGCCCAGCCGACGAGAGCACGGCGACGTCCGGTCGGCTGA
- a CDS encoding DUF2157 domain-containing protein has protein sequence MDTTSHASAPREVSRQQLDWLRAEVADWRASGVIDATQAERITGRYDVRGGSSASSVLGRIMLLLGGAFVGVGLIWLVASNLDELSPMTRFIAVVALWLAFLIGGEVLAARRAPLPLVGAIRLLAALGIGAVIMQAAQSLQVPAYEPTLVGLWSLGALLHAHLTKSTMPFLVGLGTGVQWWIWQPLWTEGSAMAGVISLGAGAVVTASLAVLSDGWVRSFAWGWRLVAAALALAALFVAAIPGIYDGLDWSLWLIVELIAAVLLGIVAVALAVRRPDHAWIEPVGAFVVLAAAVLLALWDTGTDISDVGPSQWAHAVLSVVAYVGLAVALLALDVLREHRALNWVAMAALVAFTTFQSFAVFAPIVTGALLFVVLGVVFLGTGLLFDRARRRMAKTLDPVTGPGSDEGVQR, from the coding sequence ATGGACACCACATCCCACGCGAGCGCGCCGCGTGAGGTCAGCCGCCAGCAGCTCGACTGGCTGCGCGCGGAGGTCGCCGACTGGCGGGCCTCGGGCGTCATCGACGCCACCCAGGCGGAGAGGATCACCGGTCGGTACGACGTCCGCGGTGGCTCGTCCGCCTCGTCCGTGCTCGGACGCATCATGCTCCTGCTCGGCGGCGCCTTCGTCGGCGTCGGTCTGATCTGGCTCGTCGCCTCCAACCTCGACGAGCTGAGCCCGATGACCCGCTTCATCGCCGTCGTCGCCCTGTGGTTGGCCTTCCTCATCGGCGGTGAGGTCCTCGCCGCGCGCCGCGCCCCCCTTCCCCTCGTGGGAGCGATCCGGCTGCTCGCCGCGCTCGGCATCGGTGCCGTGATCATGCAGGCCGCGCAGTCGCTGCAGGTGCCCGCGTACGAGCCGACGCTGGTGGGCCTGTGGTCGCTGGGCGCCCTGCTGCACGCCCACCTCACGAAGTCGACGATGCCCTTCCTCGTCGGCCTCGGGACCGGCGTCCAGTGGTGGATCTGGCAGCCCCTGTGGACCGAGGGCAGCGCGATGGCCGGCGTCATCTCCCTCGGCGCCGGCGCCGTCGTCACCGCCTCGCTCGCGGTGCTCAGCGACGGCTGGGTCCGCTCCTTCGCGTGGGGGTGGCGACTGGTCGCCGCGGCCCTCGCCCTGGCCGCCCTCTTCGTCGCGGCGATCCCGGGGATCTACGACGGGCTCGACTGGTCGCTGTGGTTGATCGTCGAGCTCATCGCGGCCGTGCTGCTCGGCATCGTGGCGGTCGCCCTGGCGGTGCGCCGGCCCGACCACGCGTGGATCGAGCCGGTGGGGGCCTTCGTCGTCCTCGCCGCAGCGGTGCTGCTGGCCCTGTGGGACACCGGCACGGACATCAGCGACGTCGGGCCCAGCCAGTGGGCGCACGCCGTGCTCAGTGTCGTGGCCTACGTCGGTCTGGCGGTCGCCCTCCTCGCCCTGGACGTGCTGCGCGAGCACCGCGCGCTCAACTGGGTCGCGATGGCGGCCCTCGTGGCCTTCACGACCTTCCAGAGCTTCGCGGTCTTCGCGCCGATCGTCACGGGGGCCCTGCTCTTCGTGGTCCTGGGCGTCGTCTTCCTCGGGACCGGGCTGCTCTTCGACCGTGCTCGCCGACGAATGGCCAAGACGCTCGATCCCGTCACCGGACCGGGCTCCGACGAGGGGGTGCAGCGATGA